The genomic DNA aatctttaaaaaaaaaaaaaatcaaaacgccttctcttcccctttttcAAGTGTATACTGTCactaaaaaaaagttcattagGCAATCCTTTCTGATTCTTGTCAATATTTGTCTGCTATTGTGCGTTCCTTCATAATTCTAGTTAGCTTCCCTATTCATGATAATTATTAAGTATAAATGCACAATTCATTCCAAATTTACAACGGGATGCATACTCCCGATAGCCTAAGCTTCCTTGGAGGTTGCTGGATGGCGCCACCTAGTGTTCTTATTCAGTAGCAGCAAAATAAACCGGAAGGGTGGGTCTGGGTCCCAACAGGATCTATTGCATagtctgaaaaaaatatacaggCTTCTTGGGTCCTATCTCAGGCCCACATCAAAACCTTCAGAGTAGGGCCTGGAcaatcatacataaaaataaaaacaatccctGTTGGACAGACAAGTCAGAATCGAGAGCCACTGATATGGTGAATGTATCCTCTACTATCAGAGGCACAGAGTCAAACTAGTTTATCTTGTTACGGGGAAGTCGTTCAGATAGCAATATATCATATGCATCTAGGTACACCTCTTTGTTTCAGACTGTCAAGAGACCTAGACAAGGTAAACAAAACATTCTAGAGCCTACAAAATGGGTTTGTATacctattttctaaatttcacaGATTGGTTTCAGAGTCAGACCTAGGCCAACTAAGGAAAAGGCAGGTGGGAGACTTCTTTTCATAGATGGAGACTTAATAGTTTCATGCAACAAAACAGTAAATGGAGAACTGAGAATTGCAGTTGGACTGTGACAAGATCTGTGGTGTGGCCTACCAGACACACGGTGAGGGACAGTTGGGCACATAATCACTGCGGGGCTATCTCTGCAAAAATTCTTGATCTATAATTCTTCCAAAACAGACATGCTATAATTTTTGAAATGTGCAACATGCCCAGTTTAGGCACATGCAACTATACTTACACTTGTAggcatgttattttaaaaaggcagcaaTGGGActtaaaaatctactttaaaaaaatctcacaggaggggcgcctgggtggctcagtcgttaagcgtctgccttcagctcaggtcatgaacccggggtcctgggatcaagccccacatcaggctccctgctccgcaggaagcctgcttctccctctcccactccctctgcttgtgttccctctctcgctgtctctctctctgtcaaataaataaataaaatcttaaaaaaaaaaaaaaatactcacagGAAAACACACATGATGAACAGAGCACCTATTGTACGGAATCAGTACTGGAAATCTCCAGGAATGGGAATCTCAAAGgactagaaaacagaaaactgtACTCTAATTTTGCCTCTAGCATTAATGAGCTATATTATCGTGGACATATTATTCGTCTCTTTGGATCTTAATATCCTCATGTGTACAATGACAGACTATAATATTCCTTGCTCTGTTCTAGCTCCAAAATTCTCTGGCTGTATCCTTGATGAGATAAGGGAACACACAACTCCCAGCCCGATCCCGTGTTTCCTAAACACTTACAGGAAGGGCCCCAACCCTCCAATGGTCTGACCACACACTTATAGTAAGATACCACTGGGGTCTTTACAACCCTGGGGTCAACTGAAAAGCCAGAGTTAACTCTGATTAAATATTCATGATGTACTTAAGTGTCACACATGACAGTCTCCACCAGGGACCTATATACTTCACCAGTAAAGCAGCACTGGGGCCTGGGAGTCAGAAGCCTGGGATTTCAGTTTGACTCTATCACTTAATAGCTATGCGTGGCCTCaggcaggtcttttttttttttttttaaacaagctgtggccagttttattaaagaaaaattttgcgTGATTTACTTTTCACCAGTCTGTTCTGGCATGCTTCGAGtgatatcagaatcacctggatcaGTGAGAGCCAGTGTGCATACTCTGTAGTATTTCCCACACGCTGTGCCCAATTCAGTATTATTGCCACTACAGGGATGGGCACCAGTTTTGGCCAACATGGCACAGTATTCTATTTCAGATTTCCTCAAGGCTGGGCAGTTGTTGGCGAGGATGACCAGTTTCGCTCTGCCATGTCTGATCattttcagagtctgcttgtaCCCCAGCACGTACTTTCCACTTTTCATAACAAGCTGGAGCCTGGAGTTGATCGACTCCAGCGACTTTTTCGTCTTCTTTGCGGCCACCATCTTCCTGCCTTAGATGCGGGACGGCCCCAACCAAAACCAGCCGCCAAAATGCTCAGGCAGGTCTCTTAATCACTGtctctcattttcctcttctggagAAGGCAGATTAGGGGAAGAACAAACTTGACAATGTATTTGACAGTgccttaaaaatcataaaattttaattaacgTACAGCATTATTTCTGCATTAGCAAAATATCAATATTTGTGTATAATAACCCTgtcatattaaatttattttttttatttttgttgtgttttgagGAGAGGTTCAAGGTTTTTCTAACTTCAATATTTAAACATGGAAACCTACTGTGAATACACAAACAATGCAggtataaagattaaaattaaagtaCTACCTTATCCTGCCATCCCCCCAAGTCTGTTCCCAACCCCCcccacaaagattttctttcagaattttcacTGTATGTTGATAGCCAAAGATTGTTGAAACATCTCTGTAGATGTTGGTATTTATAATTTAACCATATATGAACATTTTCATGTTGGTATATACATAGATCTACCTCGATCACTTTAATACTGCATAGTACTCTTGGTGGACCATAGTTTAGTTAACTGTTTCACTCTCTTTCTACTTGGT from Neomonachus schauinslandi chromosome 7, ASM220157v2, whole genome shotgun sequence includes the following:
- the LOC110590976 gene encoding 60S ribosomal protein L30-like isoform X1; the encoded protein is MVAAKKTKKSLESINSRLQLVMKSGKYVLGYKQTLKMIRHGRAKLVILANNCPALRKSEIEYCAMLAKTGAHPCSGNNTELGTACGKYYRVCTLALTDPGDSDITRSMPEQTGEK
- the LOC110590976 gene encoding 60S ribosomal protein L30-like isoform X2, producing MVAAKKTKKSLESINSRLQLVMKSGKYVLGYKQTLKMIRHGRAKLVILANNCPALRKSEIEYCAMLAKTGDSDITRSMPEQTGEK